One genomic region from Conexibacter woesei DSM 14684 encodes:
- a CDS encoding siderophore-interacting protein, translating to MSSPAAPRARRRPATRPFPLRTGVAEVLAVAPLTPRMSRIVLADPALADFPVEEPGEIVTLIWPEPGEDVVLPLDGWRFPDGVPEPHARNYTVRAHDPAAGTLVVDFVVHGDHGVAGRWAAEARPGDPIGYAGPRTHWTLGDDDGAAWTLLVADETGLPALAAIAATLPAYHRIIACVEIADADERQPFQTAARLDLHWVHREGAAAGETLALADAVRALPLPDGRGRVWGAGESGVMRVVRDHLRDERGIPRSAMQVLGYWKHDATKEWTR from the coding sequence ATGAGTTCCCCAGCCGCGCCCCGGGCGCGCCGTCGTCCGGCGACGCGTCCCTTCCCGTTGCGCACCGGCGTCGCCGAAGTGCTCGCCGTCGCGCCGCTGACCCCGCGCATGTCGCGGATCGTGCTCGCCGACCCCGCCCTCGCCGACTTCCCCGTCGAGGAGCCGGGCGAGATCGTCACGCTGATCTGGCCCGAGCCCGGCGAGGACGTCGTGCTGCCGCTCGACGGCTGGCGCTTTCCGGACGGCGTGCCCGAGCCGCACGCGCGCAACTACACCGTCCGCGCGCACGATCCGGCCGCCGGCACGCTCGTCGTCGACTTCGTCGTCCACGGCGATCACGGCGTCGCCGGCCGCTGGGCCGCCGAGGCGCGGCCCGGCGACCCCATCGGCTACGCCGGCCCGCGCACGCACTGGACGCTCGGCGACGACGACGGCGCCGCCTGGACGCTGCTCGTCGCCGACGAGACCGGCCTCCCCGCGCTCGCCGCGATCGCCGCGACGCTGCCCGCCTACCACCGCATCATCGCGTGCGTCGAGATCGCCGACGCCGACGAGCGCCAGCCGTTCCAGACGGCCGCCAGGCTCGACCTCCACTGGGTCCACCGCGAGGGCGCAGCCGCCGGCGAGACGCTCGCGCTCGCCGACGCCGTCCGCGCGCTGCCGCTGCCTGACGGGCGCGGCCGCGTCTGGGGCGCGGGCGAGTCGGGCGTGATGCGCGTCGTGCGCGACCACCTGCGTGACGAGCGCGGCATCCCGCGCTCGGCGATGCAGGTGCTCGGCTACTGGAAGCACGACGCGACGAAGGAGTGGACACGCTGA